Proteins encoded by one window of Phytohabitans houttuyneae:
- a CDS encoding DUF397 domain-containing protein, protein MTNSWRKSSRSYNNGDCVEARRDATTVQMRDSKDSGGSVLGFHQDRWQEFLEGIALGEFDRR, encoded by the coding sequence TTGACGAACTCTTGGCGCAAGAGCTCGCGCAGCTACAACAACGGTGACTGTGTGGAGGCGCGCCGTGACGCCACCACCGTCCAGATGCGAGACAGCAAGGACAGCGGAGGATCGGTGCTCGGTTTCCACCAAGACCGCTGGCAGGAGTTTTTGGAGGGTATCGCGCTGGGCGAGTTCGACCGCCGGTAG
- a CDS encoding ABC transporter ATP-binding protein: MTITVTGLTKRYGATTAVHDISLRIAPGRVTGFLGPNGSGKSTTIRMILGLDRPTAGSALVNGKPYAELRDPLRTVGALLDARAVHPGRSARNHLRAMARSNGIPERRVGEVLETVGLSHVARKRAGGFSLGMSQRLGIAEALLGDPEVLIFDEPVNGLDPDGVRWVRQLMRALAAEGRTVFVSSHLMSEMQQTADHLVVIGKGRIIRDAPIAEVIAGSSTTAIRVRTPEAEALRYRLAAAAIAVRHTGPDELTVTGAGLERIGDLAYEAGVRLHELSRRDASLEEAYLELTAASVEYATPVPGEGR, from the coding sequence ATGACCATCACCGTGACCGGACTGACGAAACGGTACGGCGCGACCACGGCGGTGCACGACATCTCGCTGAGGATCGCGCCGGGCCGGGTTACCGGCTTTCTCGGGCCGAACGGCTCGGGCAAGTCCACCACCATCCGCATGATTCTCGGCCTGGACCGCCCCACGGCGGGCAGCGCGCTCGTCAACGGCAAGCCGTACGCGGAGCTGAGGGATCCACTTCGGACAGTGGGTGCGCTGCTCGACGCCCGCGCGGTGCACCCCGGCCGCAGCGCGCGCAACCACCTGCGGGCGATGGCGCGCAGCAACGGCATACCGGAGCGGCGGGTGGGCGAGGTCCTGGAGACGGTCGGCCTCAGTCACGTGGCGCGCAAGCGGGCCGGCGGCTTCTCGCTCGGCATGAGCCAGCGGCTCGGCATCGCGGAGGCGCTGCTCGGCGACCCCGAGGTGCTGATCTTCGACGAGCCGGTCAACGGGCTCGATCCCGACGGAGTGCGCTGGGTGCGCCAGCTCATGCGGGCGCTGGCCGCCGAGGGGCGCACGGTCTTCGTCTCCAGCCACCTCATGAGCGAGATGCAGCAGACCGCCGACCACCTCGTCGTGATCGGCAAGGGCCGGATCATCCGGGACGCGCCGATCGCCGAGGTGATCGCGGGCAGTTCGACCACGGCCATCCGGGTGCGCACCCCCGAGGCGGAGGCCCTGCGCTACCGGCTGGCGGCCGCGGCGATAGCGGTACGCCACACCGGCCCCGACGAGCTCACCGTCACCGGAGCGGGGCTCGAGCGCATCGGCGACCTGGCGTACGAGGCGGGGGTGCGCCTGCACGAGCTGAGCCGGCGGGACGCGTCCTTGGAGGAGGCGTATCTGGAGCTGACCGCGGCGAGCGTCGAGTACGCCACGCCGGTGCCGGGGGAGGGACGTTGA